In Allomuricauda ruestringensis DSM 13258, the following proteins share a genomic window:
- a CDS encoding efflux RND transporter periplasmic adaptor subunit, with product MRKLIISAVAGGIIILASLYFAGLIAGSKDNKRPPSQKVVKTVFVDTVKNTTIPIMVPANGNLTAKKRVELYSEVQGVFRSGSKLFRTGQQYTAGQTLIRIDANEYYATVQSAKSNLYNLLTSIMPDLRLDYPEIYPKWQEYLNGFDLEKTTPELPKMDSEKEKFFITGREIITTYYNVKNLEQRLSKYTISAPFTGVLTEALVTEGTLVRSGQKLGEFIDTGLYELEVSVSKTYGDFLKEGKKVALSNLEKTQTYMGKVARVNSRVDQNSQTIMVYIEVSGDNLKEGQYLEANLEAKEEPDAIEVNRSLLLENNQIFVVRDSILDLMDVKPIFFTDKTVVLKNVPDGEVIVAKPITGAYAGMLVKTFDESKS from the coding sequence ATGCGAAAGCTTATCATATCGGCAGTTGCCGGAGGCATTATCATATTGGCTTCTTTATATTTTGCTGGCCTTATTGCTGGCAGTAAGGACAATAAAAGGCCCCCTTCCCAAAAGGTGGTAAAGACTGTTTTTGTGGACACGGTAAAAAATACGACCATCCCCATAATGGTACCGGCCAATGGGAACCTTACCGCCAAAAAACGCGTAGAGCTTTACTCCGAAGTGCAAGGAGTATTCAGGTCAGGAAGCAAATTGTTCCGAACAGGACAGCAATACACGGCCGGACAAACGCTTATCCGAATAGATGCAAACGAGTATTACGCTACAGTGCAATCGGCCAAAAGTAATCTGTATAACCTGCTTACGTCCATAATGCCCGATTTACGGTTGGATTACCCGGAAATTTATCCAAAATGGCAGGAATACCTCAATGGGTTTGATTTGGAGAAAACCACCCCCGAGCTACCCAAGATGGATTCAGAAAAAGAAAAATTCTTCATAACCGGAAGAGAGATCATTACTACATACTATAACGTAAAGAATTTGGAACAGCGACTGTCCAAATACACCATTTCTGCTCCTTTTACTGGAGTGTTGACCGAAGCTTTGGTCACGGAGGGAACATTGGTCAGATCTGGACAAAAACTAGGAGAGTTTATTGATACGGGACTGTACGAACTGGAAGTTTCCGTTAGCAAGACCTACGGGGACTTCTTAAAAGAAGGAAAAAAGGTAGCGTTGTCCAATTTGGAAAAAACCCAAACGTATATGGGCAAAGTTGCCCGTGTGAACAGTAGAGTAGACCAAAACTCACAGACCATAATGGTTTATATTGAAGTAAGTGGCGATAATTTAAAAGAAGGCCAATATCTTGAAGCCAACCTAGAAGCAAAAGAAGAGCCAGATGCCATAGAGGTCAATCGGTCCTTGTTGTTGGAAAACAACCAGATTTTTGTGGTAAGGGACTCCATTTTAGACCTAATGGATGTAAAGCCTATCTTTTTTACGGACAAAACTGTAGTGCTGAAGAACGTTCCCGATGGGGAAGTGATAGTAGCAAAACCTATTACCGGTGCCTACGCTGGTATGTTGGTTAAAACTTTTGACGAAAGTAAATCCTAA
- a CDS encoding TolC family protein — protein sequence MKSIFYTVSLILLFFGPMVNAQDQILTKQEAIDLILENNLDIKVARNTKLIDDNNADILNSGYLPSVTGNASGSIDKQNSEGVLGNGDTRTAEGAETRRYSAAVNVNYTLFDGLGRYYNYKSFQERSEQSELEVRQTIENTILQLFTVYYEAARLTENTATLEQALEISKDRLKRAQYQFEYGQNTGLDVLNAEVDINTDSINLLNSKQQLRNTMRDLNLILNRNLSAQFSADTTVTFVPGLQMENMYNEAQMNNVRLQIVEKDINMGLNDIRVAKSGYLPTIGLTGTYGWNESNNNSPLAFVLQNTSTGVTGTINLTWNLFDGGTTITGIKNAKIAYKNQEIAKKQIRLEVERDIRNAWDSYTNALYVLEVQEKNLQTNQNNFKRTDERYKLGQITSIEFRQAQLNLLNAELAKSQAKYNAKLAELQMLQVSGQLLNVDF from the coding sequence ATGAAAAGCATTTTTTATACCGTATCCCTGATTTTATTGTTTTTTGGTCCGATGGTTAACGCCCAAGATCAAATACTCACCAAACAGGAAGCCATTGATTTGATTTTGGAAAACAATTTGGATATCAAAGTGGCCCGTAATACCAAATTGATAGATGACAATAATGCCGATATCCTTAACTCTGGCTATTTGCCATCGGTAACAGGAAATGCCAGTGGAAGTATTGATAAACAAAACTCTGAAGGAGTTTTGGGCAATGGTGATACCCGTACAGCAGAAGGGGCCGAAACCAGAAGGTATAGTGCTGCGGTTAATGTAAACTATACTTTGTTCGACGGATTGGGAAGGTATTATAATTACAAAAGTTTTCAAGAACGGTCTGAACAATCAGAGCTTGAGGTCAGGCAAACCATTGAAAACACCATTTTACAGTTGTTTACAGTATATTATGAAGCAGCACGTCTTACCGAAAATACCGCAACATTGGAGCAAGCGTTGGAGATTTCCAAGGATAGATTGAAAAGGGCGCAATATCAATTCGAATATGGACAGAATACAGGATTGGATGTGTTGAATGCCGAAGTGGACATCAACACAGATAGCATTAATTTATTGAACTCCAAGCAACAGCTCAGAAATACCATGAGGGATTTGAATTTGATACTTAACCGTAATCTATCTGCCCAATTTTCTGCGGACACTACAGTGACTTTTGTTCCTGGACTTCAAATGGAAAATATGTACAATGAGGCCCAAATGAACAATGTAAGGCTTCAAATTGTAGAAAAGGACATCAATATGGGACTTAACGATATTAGGGTAGCCAAAAGCGGTTATTTGCCTACCATTGGATTGACAGGAACTTATGGTTGGAACGAGTCCAACAACAATAGTCCACTGGCTTTTGTTTTGCAAAATACCTCTACAGGGGTTACGGGAACTATAAACTTAACATGGAATTTGTTTGATGGCGGAACCACCATAACCGGGATAAAGAATGCCAAAATAGCTTATAAAAATCAAGAGATTGCGAAAAAGCAGATACGGTTGGAAGTAGAAAGGGACATTCGCAATGCTTGGGACAGCTATACCAATGCGTTGTACGTACTGGAGGTTCAGGAGAAAAACCTGCAGACCAACCAAAACAACTTTAAGCGTACCGATGAGCGCTACAAACTTGGGCAAATAACCTCAATAGAATTCAGGCAGGCCCAGTTGAACTTGTTAAATGCGGAACTGGCCAAAAGTCAGGCCAAATACAATGCAAAATTAGCGGAACTCCAAATGCTTCAAGTTAGCGGCCAGTTGCTCAATGTAGATTTTTAA
- a CDS encoding glycoside hydrolase family 16 protein yields the protein MRILILLFIFTGLTSSNTDFKNKKQDNKFTNLVFSDEFDNQGSPDDQKWHHQVIPPNNGGWHNDELQHYTNREENSFVSDGSLKIKAIKEQYSYNGSTKEYTSARLNTKFAFTYGRAEVRAKLPSDAGTWPAIWTLGANVNETGNYFGDQYGSVGWPLCGEIDIMEQTGWDKGSTISHFHWGDLNTEEYMDTGGKTTVPNASSEYHIYAMEWDSESIKTYVDDTLVFELPNTNDKPYNHEHYLILNIAIGGNLGGDVPSGFTEDTFEIDYVRIYQ from the coding sequence TTGAGAATTCTTATCTTATTATTTATTTTTACTGGATTGACCAGTTCAAATACAGATTTCAAAAACAAAAAGCAGGATAATAAATTTACTAACCTTGTTTTTTCGGATGAATTTGATAACCAAGGTAGTCCTGATGACCAAAAATGGCATCATCAGGTCATCCCCCCGAACAATGGTGGCTGGCACAATGATGAACTACAACACTACACGAACAGGGAAGAAAATTCCTTTGTGAGCGATGGTTCCTTAAAAATAAAGGCCATCAAAGAACAATATTCGTACAACGGAAGTACAAAAGAATATACTTCTGCTAGATTGAATACCAAGTTTGCCTTTACCTACGGTCGGGCAGAAGTACGAGCCAAACTTCCAAGTGATGCAGGTACCTGGCCCGCTATTTGGACATTGGGTGCCAATGTAAACGAAACCGGAAATTATTTCGGGGACCAATACGGCAGCGTAGGCTGGCCTCTTTGTGGAGAGATTGACATTATGGAACAAACTGGTTGGGACAAAGGTAGTACCATATCCCACTTTCATTGGGGCGACCTAAATACCGAGGAATATATGGATACTGGAGGCAAAACGACTGTTCCCAACGCATCCTCCGAATATCATATCTATGCTATGGAATGGGATAGTGAAAGTATTAAGACCTATGTTGACGACACCTTGGTTTTTGAATTGCCCAACACCAATGACAAACCTTATAATCACGAACATTATTTGATTCTGAACATTGCCATAGGCGGGAATTTAGGTGGTGATGTACCAAGCGGTTTTACAGAAGATACCTTTGAAATTGATTATGTAAGGATATATCAGTAG
- a CDS encoding CPXCG motif-containing cysteine-rich protein: MYEHFFQCPYCWEEISFLLDSSVPQQTYVEDCEVCCNPIKATAKFNNQELVFFDVKELGQ, translated from the coding sequence ATGTACGAGCATTTTTTTCAATGTCCTTACTGTTGGGAGGAAATATCCTTTCTGTTGGATAGTTCCGTGCCACAGCAAACCTATGTGGAAGATTGTGAAGTGTGCTGCAACCCAATAAAAGCCACAGCAAAATTTAATAATCAGGAGCTTGTTTTTTTTGATGTTAAGGAACTTGGGCAATAA
- a CDS encoding efflux RND transporter permease subunit — protein sequence MRKLISYFIKYHMAVNVFILAFFVFGVVGILSLKSSFFPLTEARNITIAITYPGASPQEVEEGIVLKIEDNLKGLEGVERVTSTSRENSGTINVEIEKERNVDFMLLEVKNAVDRVPTFPTGMEPLIVAKQEPVRPTISFAVSGKDIPLATLKQIGRQIENDLRAIDGISQIQIAGYPDEEIEIAVDENSLLAYNLSFTDVAQAVSNANILVTGGNIKTVTEEYLIRANNRSYYGDELSNIVVRGDAAGRTIRLKDVATIRDRFSETPNASYFDGELAVNITITSTNTEDLMGSAEKVRQYIKEFNEKYTNVQLNVIDDRSTTLTQRTQLLTENAIVGMILVLVFLSLFLNTRLAFWVAFGLPIAFLGMFVFAPMFNVTINVLSLFGMIIVIGILVDDGIVIAENIYQHYENGKSPVQAALDGTMEVIPPIISAIITTILAFSIFLFLDSRIGEFFSEVSVIVILTLAVSLVEALIILPAHLAHSKALRPKNTKPKTGIAKIFAKLRVINRMGDRLMNYMRDNWYSPALRFMMNYKFLTFALFFMALALTLGSIGGGVIRTSFFPRIASDQVSIELTMPNGTNEKVTDSIISLIQEKAHIVNQELTDQYLQGMDKMLFVNMIKNLGPGSSSAELEINLLPGEERPDGIRSDMVTTRLRELVGPVIGVESLIYGSGGNFGGSPVSVSLLGNNITELKAAKEELKQAMEENANLKDVTDNDPAGIKEIRLELKENAYLLGLDLRTVMNQVRGGFFGAQAQRFQRGQDEIRVWVRYDREGRSSISDLDEMRILAPSGDRIPLKEIASYTIERGDVAINHLEGRREIQVSSDLTDPETTSGTDAMLWIRNEVMPEILAKYPSISPSYEGQNREANKLIGSLGFVGPIVLFLIFIVIAFTFRSISQPLLLIFMVPFSLTAVAWGHWLHGFPINVLSMLGIIALIGIMVNDGLVLIGKFNTNLRSGMNFDDALYQAGRSRFRAIFLTSVTTIAGLAPLLLEKSRQAQFLKPMAISIAYGIGFATILTLLMLPLLLSFGNNIKVAAKKLWTGEEVTSEEVERAIREQHEEEEMKAAGVALNGTDSKNVSQNGEETTKVVEEETT from the coding sequence GTGAGAAAACTCATCTCGTATTTTATTAAATACCACATGGCAGTAAATGTCTTTATTTTGGCATTTTTTGTTTTTGGGGTTGTGGGAATACTTTCCTTAAAATCATCCTTTTTTCCTCTTACTGAGGCCCGTAACATTACAATTGCTATAACCTACCCAGGTGCTTCGCCACAAGAAGTCGAGGAAGGTATCGTCCTAAAAATTGAGGATAACCTAAAAGGGCTTGAAGGCGTGGAAAGGGTAACCTCGACATCAAGGGAGAACAGTGGGACAATCAATGTGGAGATCGAGAAAGAGAGAAATGTAGACTTCATGTTGTTGGAGGTTAAAAATGCCGTGGATAGGGTACCGACTTTTCCAACAGGCATGGAACCTTTGATCGTTGCCAAGCAAGAACCGGTTAGGCCCACCATAAGTTTTGCCGTAAGTGGAAAGGACATTCCTTTAGCGACCTTAAAACAAATTGGCCGCCAAATAGAAAACGACCTTAGGGCCATTGATGGAATCTCACAGATACAAATAGCGGGCTATCCAGATGAAGAAATCGAGATTGCGGTCGATGAGAATAGTCTCTTGGCCTATAACCTATCCTTTACCGATGTAGCGCAAGCCGTTTCCAATGCAAACATTTTGGTAACGGGAGGTAATATTAAAACCGTTACCGAAGAATATCTGATACGCGCCAACAACCGTTCGTATTATGGAGATGAGCTTTCCAATATCGTAGTTAGAGGTGATGCAGCAGGCCGTACCATACGCTTAAAAGATGTAGCTACGATACGGGACAGGTTTTCCGAGACTCCCAATGCTTCCTATTTTGATGGTGAGTTGGCCGTTAATATAACCATCACCAGTACAAATACAGAGGATTTAATGGGCTCTGCAGAAAAAGTTAGGCAGTACATTAAAGAATTCAACGAAAAATATACCAATGTACAGTTGAATGTTATAGATGACCGCTCCACTACTTTAACACAGCGTACCCAACTTTTAACGGAGAATGCAATCGTAGGGATGATTTTGGTATTGGTGTTTTTATCCCTCTTTTTAAATACCCGATTGGCGTTTTGGGTAGCCTTTGGACTTCCCATCGCATTTTTGGGAATGTTCGTTTTTGCCCCCATGTTCAACGTTACCATTAACGTTCTATCCTTGTTCGGGATGATTATCGTTATCGGTATTTTGGTGGATGATGGAATTGTGATCGCAGAGAACATCTATCAACATTATGAAAACGGGAAATCTCCGGTACAAGCCGCTTTGGATGGCACCATGGAAGTGATACCGCCAATTATTTCGGCGATAATCACCACAATTTTGGCTTTTTCCATTTTCCTTTTCTTGGATAGCCGTATCGGTGAATTCTTTAGCGAGGTGTCCGTGATTGTAATTCTAACCCTAGCGGTGTCCTTGGTAGAAGCATTGATTATATTGCCCGCTCACTTGGCACACTCCAAAGCCCTTCGTCCTAAAAACACCAAACCCAAAACAGGTATCGCAAAGATTTTTGCAAAACTTAGGGTTATCAATAGAATGGGCGATAGGTTAATGAACTACATGAGGGATAACTGGTATAGTCCAGCCCTTCGTTTTATGATGAACTATAAATTTTTGACCTTTGCCCTGTTCTTTATGGCTTTGGCATTAACTCTGGGATCTATTGGGGGAGGAGTTATCCGTACTTCATTCTTCCCAAGAATTGCAAGTGATCAGGTATCCATAGAGCTTACCATGCCCAATGGTACCAACGAAAAGGTAACGGATTCCATTATAAGCCTTATTCAGGAAAAAGCACACATTGTAAATCAGGAACTCACAGATCAATATTTGCAAGGCATGGATAAGATGCTTTTTGTAAATATGATCAAGAACTTGGGACCAGGTTCTTCTTCTGCTGAATTAGAGATAAACCTACTGCCCGGTGAAGAACGCCCCGATGGCATTCGTTCCGATATGGTGACCACTAGGCTTCGTGAACTTGTGGGCCCCGTTATTGGCGTAGAGAGTTTAATTTATGGCTCCGGAGGTAACTTTGGTGGTAGTCCGGTTTCGGTTTCCCTTTTGGGTAATAATATTACCGAGCTCAAGGCAGCAAAAGAAGAGCTTAAACAAGCGATGGAAGAAAATGCCAACCTAAAGGATGTAACGGATAACGACCCCGCCGGAATCAAGGAAATACGTTTGGAACTTAAAGAAAATGCCTATTTGCTCGGCCTGGACCTTAGAACTGTGATGAATCAGGTTAGAGGTGGCTTCTTTGGAGCGCAGGCACAACGTTTTCAACGAGGGCAGGATGAAATTAGGGTTTGGGTCCGGTACGATAGGGAGGGCAGGTCATCCATTTCAGATTTGGACGAAATGCGGATTTTGGCACCCAGCGGAGACCGTATCCCCCTAAAAGAGATTGCAAGCTATACCATTGAAAGGGGAGATGTGGCCATCAATCACTTGGAAGGAAGAAGGGAAATACAAGTATCTTCAGATTTAACCGATCCGGAAACTACAAGCGGAACCGATGCCATGCTGTGGATACGAAATGAGGTAATGCCGGAAATTCTGGCCAAATACCCATCAATAAGCCCATCTTATGAAGGACAGAACAGAGAGGCCAATAAATTGATCGGTTCCTTAGGATTTGTAGGGCCAATTGTATTGTTTCTAATTTTTATTGTTATAGCCTTCACCTTTAGGAGCATAAGTCAACCGTTATTATTGATTTTTATGGTACCCTTTAGCTTGACCGCCGTGGCATGGGGGCATTGGTTGCACGGTTTTCCTATCAACGTCCTGTCCATGTTGGGGATTATTGCATTAATTGGAATTATGGTAAACGATGGACTGGTACTAATAGGCAAGTTCAATACTAATCTTCGTAGTGGGATGAATTTCGATGATGCCTTGTACCAAGCTGGTCGTTCCCGTTTTAGGGCCATATTCTTGACCTCGGTTACTACAATTGCAGGTCTGGCGCCATTGCTTTTGGAGAAAAGCCGTCAAGCCCAATTTTTAAAGCCAATGGCTATTTCCATTGCTTACGGAATTGGTTTTGCCACTATTTTGACTTTGCTGATGCTGCCCTTGCTTCTTTCCTTTGGAAACAATATAAAGGTTGCGGCCAAAAAGTTGTGGACCGGGGAAGAGGTTACGTCCGAAGAAGTGGAACGAGCCATTCGTGAACAGCATGAAGAGGAAGAAATGAAAGCAGCTGGTGTTGCCTTAAACGGAACCGATAGTAAAAACGTTTCTCAGAATGGAGAAGAAACCACAAAAGTTGTAGAAGAAGAGACCACATAA